The Metabacillus sediminilitoris genome window below encodes:
- a CDS encoding sugar ABC transporter ATP-binding protein, with translation MKKQTPVLIMEGITKEFPGVKALSNVQLKLYPGEVHALMGENGAGKSTLIKVLTGVYTFDVGSVTLEGKSIRVTNPLEAQNLGISTVYQEVNLCTNLSVVENIFIGREVMKRGRLDWKEMTRQAKELLKTRLNLDIDVTKLLSSYSVAIQQMIAIARSLKVSAKVLILDEPTSSLDQNEVNQLFNVIRKLKQEGLAIVFVSHFLDQIYEITDRLTVLRNGTWIGEYKTNEIERLELVSKMIGKDLNELKRTESGTSRKAFEKKKLFLQGKNISKKGKIAPFDIDIHEGEIVGLAGLLGSGRTELARLMFGADKADTGEIKINGSKTNLASPKQAISNGIAFCSENRKTEGIIADLTIRENMILAMQGIQGWFKYIPKKRQIEIADEYIKLLNINPPNPEQLIKNLSGGNQQKVLLARWLITNPKLLILDEPTRGIDVGAKAEIQKLMLSLSKEGMSILFVSSEIEEVLRTCRKIAVLRDHKKVSEIENDQQITQKDIMKAMAGGMT, from the coding sequence GTGAAGAAACAGACTCCGGTACTTATAATGGAAGGAATAACAAAGGAGTTCCCAGGAGTTAAAGCTTTATCAAATGTTCAGCTAAAACTTTACCCTGGCGAGGTTCATGCATTGATGGGAGAGAATGGTGCAGGGAAGTCCACATTAATTAAAGTTTTGACAGGTGTTTATACGTTTGATGTGGGTTCTGTCACTTTAGAAGGTAAATCCATTCGAGTTACAAATCCACTTGAAGCACAAAACTTAGGCATTAGCACAGTATACCAAGAAGTGAATTTATGTACAAATTTATCTGTCGTTGAAAATATCTTTATTGGTCGAGAGGTGATGAAAAGAGGCCGACTCGATTGGAAAGAAATGACTCGTCAGGCAAAAGAGTTATTAAAAACAAGGTTAAATTTGGACATTGATGTGACGAAGCTGTTGTCATCCTATTCTGTAGCAATCCAGCAAATGATAGCGATTGCACGTTCCCTTAAAGTATCAGCAAAAGTACTGATTTTGGATGAACCAACATCAAGCCTTGATCAAAATGAGGTTAATCAATTATTTAATGTGATTCGAAAATTAAAGCAAGAAGGCTTAGCAATTGTTTTTGTCAGTCACTTCCTTGACCAAATCTATGAAATAACAGATCGGCTAACGGTCTTACGTAATGGTACATGGATTGGTGAATATAAGACAAATGAAATTGAGAGGCTTGAATTAGTCTCTAAGATGATTGGCAAAGATCTAAACGAGCTTAAAAGAACAGAAAGTGGAACGAGTAGGAAGGCATTTGAAAAGAAAAAGCTATTTTTGCAAGGGAAAAACATCTCGAAAAAGGGCAAAATTGCACCTTTTGATATTGATATTCATGAAGGTGAAATTGTAGGTCTTGCTGGACTCCTTGGTTCAGGCAGAACTGAATTAGCAAGATTGATGTTTGGTGCAGATAAGGCTGATACGGGTGAAATCAAGATAAATGGGAGTAAAACGAATCTTGCTTCCCCTAAACAAGCTATCTCCAATGGAATCGCTTTTTGTTCTGAGAATCGAAAAACAGAAGGAATTATTGCAGACCTAACCATTCGAGAAAATATGATACTAGCCATGCAAGGTATACAAGGATGGTTTAAGTATATTCCTAAGAAAAGGCAAATTGAAATTGCAGATGAATATATCAAGCTATTGAACATCAACCCGCCAAATCCTGAGCAATTAATTAAAAATTTAAGTGGTGGAAATCAACAAAAGGTTTTGCTTGCAAGATGGTTGATTACAAATCCTAAATTATTAATTCTAGATGAACCTACAAGAGGAATTGATGTTGGAGCTAAGGCGGAAATTCAAAAATTAATGCTTTCATTAAGTAAAGAAGGTATGTCAATTTTATTTGTTTCTTCTGAAATAGAAGAAGTGTTACGGACTTGCCGTAAAATTGCAGTTCTACGAGATCATAAGAAAGTTTCCGAAATAGAGAATGACCAGCAAATTACACAAAAAGACATAATGAAGGCAATGGCTGGAGGGATGACGTGA
- a CDS encoding ABC transporter permease has translation MMKSKLFWPIVILVLILLINLFFDKNFFTIEVKNGYLTGSLIDILNRGAPLLLVSIGMTLVIATKGVDLGVGSVIAMAGAVGAMTVSSASGDSLVPLFTAIGFVIGISILSGLWNGVLVSRIGVQPIVATLILMVAGRGIAQLITDGQIMTVYYDPYTFIGGGHLLMLPFSIFIVATVLVVASLLTRKTAMGLFIESVGTNPEASRLSGINSKNILLMVYVFSGLCAGIGGLLLSSNVASADGNNAGLWYELDAILAVVIGGTSLNGGRFYLMGTVIGALIIQSLTTTIYSIGIAPEINLVVKALVVLLVCLLQSPEFRKKVFGAFEVKKTEKKREGVSVS, from the coding sequence ATGATGAAATCAAAATTATTTTGGCCAATAGTCATATTAGTACTCATTCTATTAATCAATCTTTTCTTTGATAAAAATTTCTTTACGATTGAAGTGAAAAATGGCTATTTAACTGGCAGTCTAATAGACATTCTTAATAGAGGGGCACCATTGTTATTGGTTTCGATTGGGATGACTCTTGTCATTGCAACAAAAGGAGTTGATCTCGGAGTTGGTTCGGTCATAGCAATGGCGGGTGCAGTAGGTGCTATGACAGTAAGTAGTGCTAGTGGAGATAGTTTAGTACCACTATTTACTGCAATTGGATTCGTTATTGGGATCTCTATCTTATCTGGTTTATGGAATGGTGTACTAGTTTCAAGAATTGGGGTTCAACCAATTGTTGCAACATTAATCCTCATGGTAGCCGGTCGTGGGATAGCACAATTAATCACAGATGGTCAGATTATGACAGTATATTATGATCCTTATACGTTCATCGGTGGTGGGCACCTCTTAATGCTGCCTTTTTCTATCTTTATCGTAGCAACTGTGTTGGTAGTTGCTTCACTCTTAACTAGAAAAACAGCAATGGGCCTATTTATTGAATCTGTCGGTACGAACCCAGAAGCAAGCCGTCTTTCAGGAATAAATTCAAAAAATATTTTATTAATGGTTTATGTGTTTTCTGGATTATGTGCAGGGATCGGAGGCTTGCTCTTAAGTTCGAATGTTGCTAGTGCAGATGGAAACAATGCTGGGCTATGGTATGAGCTGGATGCTATTCTAGCTGTGGTAATAGGAGGAACATCACTGAATGGTGGCAGATTTTACTTGATGGGAACTGTCATAGGCGCCCTTATCATTCAAAGTTTAACTACTACGATTTATTCGATTGGAATTGCTCCAGAAATAAATCTTGTTGTAAAAGCACTTGTTGTATTACTTGTTTGTCTATTGCAATCACCTGAATTCAGAAAGAAAGTATTTGGTGCATTTGAAGTGAAAAAAACAGAAAAGAAAAGGGAGGGAGTATCCGTATCATGA